A genomic segment from Alteribacillus bidgolensis encodes:
- the hslO gene encoding Hsp33 family molecular chaperone HslO, with amino-acid sequence MEDYLIKATAYEGKIRAYAVRTTYMINEAVRRHQAWPTASAALGRAMTAGSMMGAMLKGEDKLTIKIEGRGPMGPIIVDSTSSGETRGYAHNMQVHFDLNQQGKLDVARAVGTDGTLSVVKDLGMREHFTGSVPIVSGELGEDFTYYFVSSEQIPSSVGLGVLVNPDNSILAAGGFIIQLLPGANDELIDKLENQINNMPPVSKLIEKGKSPEEMLHVIFGDDVNILDRHPVSFSCQCSKERVANALISLGSEELQDMIDKDGGAETQCHFCNEKYHFSAEDLKELHQQAWNIENKVQ; translated from the coding sequence GTGGAAGATTATCTAATAAAAGCAACAGCTTATGAAGGAAAAATACGGGCTTATGCTGTACGAACAACTTACATGATTAACGAAGCGGTGCGCCGCCATCAAGCCTGGCCGACAGCCTCCGCTGCTTTAGGACGTGCAATGACTGCGGGGTCAATGATGGGTGCGATGCTAAAAGGTGAGGACAAGTTAACTATTAAAATTGAAGGCAGAGGACCAATGGGACCAATTATCGTAGATAGTACGTCCAGCGGTGAGACACGAGGCTACGCTCATAACATGCAAGTGCATTTTGATTTGAATCAACAAGGTAAATTGGATGTGGCTCGTGCTGTAGGTACTGATGGAACTTTATCGGTAGTGAAGGACCTTGGAATGAGAGAACACTTTACCGGAAGCGTACCTATTGTGTCGGGAGAATTGGGGGAAGATTTCACCTATTATTTTGTTTCATCAGAACAGATTCCTTCTTCAGTAGGACTGGGGGTACTCGTAAACCCTGACAATTCGATACTAGCAGCTGGCGGATTCATTATTCAACTGCTGCCAGGGGCTAATGATGAACTGATCGATAAACTTGAAAATCAAATTAATAATATGCCGCCTGTTTCAAAATTAATAGAAAAAGGGAAAAGTCCGGAAGAAATGCTTCATGTTATTTTTGGGGATGATGTAAATATATTGGATCGGCATCCTGTCTCGTTTTCCTGCCAGTGCTCTAAAGAACGTGTAGCTAATGCTTTGATTTCTCTTGGGAGCGAAGAATTACAAGACATGATTGACAAAGACGGCGGAGCTGAAACACAGTGTCACTTTTGCAATGAAAAATATCATTTTTCCGCTGAAGATTTAAAGGAACTTCACCAACAAGCATGGAATATAGAAAATAAAGTGCAATAA